The following proteins come from a genomic window of Aquimarina sp. MAR_2010_214:
- a CDS encoding C45 family peptidase, whose translation MFLKTSCLTKWLCFFALLFLLMSCGVSRSIKDIPDVSTYSSSVEKRIKVSDSVFTLGNSFLSKNKQGLWELYVEGDPLQIGLQTGSLTQELFKKQEHAFLSKVGELVPSKTKQYLLRKVVAWYNRKMYLHIPAEYKAEIYGLSKYASNDYNHIAENYLRILYLHGAHDIGHALQDLALVGCSSFAAWGEKTVDGDLIIGRNFDFYAGDDFAKDKIIAFVSPTEGHKFMSVTWGGMIGVVSGMNEHGLTITINAGKSKIPLLAKTPISILAREILQYASTIDEAIAIAKKREVFVSESIFIGSAKDKKAITIEVSPKNFGVYEVPNSNQLICSNHFQSEAYSDDQNNIKHIAESHSQYRYKRMQELLQQQPKVTPQIAVDILRNKEGLNNKQIGYGNEKALNQLLAHHGIVFKPEDRMVWVSSSPYQLGEFVAYNLNDIFNKRKRKRKRKTTLSQSDLNIEKDSFQFTKAYKDYENYRRLSKDIQSAIENKDMLDPSFIGDFQKANPEYWEVHYLIGKYYYEKQYYAAALRAFEEASNKEITTVPDKREINTYIKKLKRILK comes from the coding sequence ATGTTCTTAAAAACATCTTGTCTTACAAAATGGTTGTGCTTTTTTGCGCTCCTTTTTCTATTAATGTCATGTGGCGTTTCTAGATCTATAAAGGATATTCCTGATGTTAGTACTTACTCTTCTTCTGTTGAAAAAAGAATTAAAGTTTCGGATTCTGTTTTTACTTTAGGAAATAGCTTTCTTAGCAAAAACAAACAAGGTTTATGGGAGCTTTATGTAGAAGGAGACCCTTTACAAATAGGCTTACAAACCGGGAGTCTAACACAAGAATTATTTAAAAAACAGGAACATGCTTTTCTATCTAAGGTTGGGGAATTGGTCCCTTCAAAAACAAAGCAATATTTATTAAGAAAAGTTGTAGCGTGGTATAACAGGAAAATGTATTTACACATTCCTGCAGAGTATAAAGCAGAAATATATGGTCTGTCAAAATATGCATCAAACGATTATAACCATATCGCAGAAAACTATCTAAGAATATTATACCTTCATGGTGCGCATGACATAGGGCATGCTTTGCAAGATTTAGCATTAGTGGGATGCTCTTCATTTGCCGCCTGGGGAGAGAAAACCGTAGACGGTGATTTAATCATTGGTAGAAATTTTGATTTTTATGCTGGTGATGACTTTGCCAAAGATAAAATCATTGCTTTTGTAAGCCCAACAGAGGGTCATAAATTTATGTCTGTAACCTGGGGAGGAATGATTGGTGTAGTTTCGGGAATGAACGAACATGGACTTACAATAACTATAAATGCAGGGAAATCCAAAATCCCTTTATTAGCAAAAACTCCTATTTCAATTTTGGCTCGTGAGATTTTACAATATGCCTCGACAATTGATGAAGCAATAGCGATAGCCAAAAAACGAGAAGTTTTTGTATCCGAATCAATATTTATAGGAAGCGCAAAAGATAAAAAAGCAATTACTATTGAGGTTTCTCCCAAAAATTTTGGCGTTTATGAAGTCCCTAACTCTAATCAATTAATTTGTTCTAATCATTTTCAAAGTGAAGCCTATTCTGATGATCAAAACAATATAAAACATATCGCAGAAAGTCATTCTCAATATCGTTATAAAAGAATGCAAGAGTTATTGCAACAACAACCAAAAGTAACACCACAAATTGCTGTTGATATCCTAAGAAATAAAGAAGGACTAAACAACAAACAAATTGGATATGGTAATGAAAAAGCTTTAAATCAATTATTAGCACATCATGGTATTGTTTTTAAACCAGAAGATCGTATGGTTTGGGTATCATCAAGCCCATATCAATTAGGAGAATTTGTTGCCTATAACTTGAATGATATTTTTAATAAAAGAAAAAGAAAAAGAAAAAGAAAAACAACATTATCTCAATCTGATTTAAACATTGAAAAGGACTCTTTTCAATTTACTAAAGCATATAAAGATTATGAAAACTATAGACGATTAAGTAAAGATATTCAATCGGCAATTGAGAATAAAGATATGTTGGATCCTTCTTTTATTGGAGATTTTCAGAAGGCCAACCCAGAGTATTGGGAAGTACATTATTTAATTGGTAAATATTATTACGAAAAACAATATTATGCCGCTGCATTGCGTGCTTTTGAAGAGGCAAGCAACAAAGAAATCACGACAGTTCCCGATAAACGTGAAATCAATACGTATATTAAAAAATTAAAAAGGATATTAAAATAA
- a CDS encoding phenylacetate--CoA ligase family protein, giving the protein MIPEIEKASLAEIKTAQEQELKKLISYLDTNSTYYQGVFAKHNILSSTINTLEDLVKIPVTTKEQLQQFNDDFICVSKSEIIDYVTTSGTLGEPVTFALTDNDLKRLAYNEAISFACAGVQKEDVMQLMTTIDRRFMAGIAYFLGARELGAGIIRVGAGIPELQWDSILKFKPTYLIVVPSFLLKLIKYAEEHDIDLNASGIKGAICIGESLRNQDFSLNTLAKNIKNTWNIELYSTYASTEMNTAFTECSEQQGGHHHPELIIAEILDDNNNPVSPGEVGELTVTTLGVEAMPLLRFKTGDMVKAHTSSCACGRNTMRLGPVVGRKKQMIKYKGTTLYPPAMDNILNDFNEVENYIIEIFHNTIGTDEILIKIVTQTPTEDLLHDIKDHFRAKLRVSPKIEFHDKKDIQKLQFPKLSRKPVIVIDKRKIE; this is encoded by the coding sequence ATGATTCCTGAAATAGAAAAAGCATCGTTGGCTGAAATCAAAACAGCGCAAGAGCAAGAGTTAAAGAAACTAATATCTTATTTAGACACAAATTCTACCTATTATCAAGGTGTTTTTGCCAAGCATAACATTCTTTCTTCGACGATTAATACACTAGAGGACTTAGTAAAAATACCCGTTACTACCAAAGAGCAATTGCAGCAGTTTAATGACGATTTTATCTGTGTCTCAAAAAGCGAAATCATAGATTATGTTACCACTTCGGGAACCTTGGGAGAACCTGTTACTTTTGCACTAACCGATAATGATTTAAAAAGACTAGCCTATAATGAAGCGATTTCTTTTGCTTGTGCTGGTGTGCAAAAGGAAGATGTAATGCAGTTAATGACAACTATCGACAGGCGTTTTATGGCAGGAATAGCCTATTTTCTGGGTGCTAGAGAATTAGGAGCCGGAATTATACGTGTAGGAGCCGGAATCCCCGAATTACAATGGGATTCTATTCTAAAATTTAAACCTACCTACCTAATCGTAGTTCCTTCATTTTTATTAAAATTAATTAAATATGCCGAAGAACATGATATTGACCTCAATGCTTCAGGGATAAAAGGTGCTATTTGTATTGGAGAATCTCTTAGAAATCAAGATTTTTCGTTAAACACACTTGCAAAAAACATAAAAAACACCTGGAACATCGAATTATACTCTACCTATGCATCTACAGAAATGAATACAGCATTTACAGAGTGTAGTGAACAACAAGGAGGGCATCACCATCCAGAGCTAATTATTGCAGAAATTTTGGATGACAATAACAATCCCGTTTCTCCTGGTGAAGTAGGAGAACTTACCGTTACAACTTTGGGAGTAGAAGCAATGCCATTATTGCGATTTAAAACAGGAGACATGGTCAAGGCACATACTTCAAGTTGTGCATGTGGGCGCAATACAATGCGTTTGGGTCCAGTAGTAGGAAGAAAAAAACAGATGATCAAGTATAAAGGAACAACCTTGTACCCTCCAGCTATGGATAATATTCTCAATGATTTTAATGAGGTAGAGAATTATATCATCGAAATTTTTCATAATACAATAGGTACAGATGAAATCTTAATCAAAATAGTTACACAAACCCCTACAGAAGATTTACTACATGATATAAAAGATCATTTTAGAGCAAAGCTTAGAGTATCTCCAAAAATTGAATTTCATGATAAAAAAGACATTCAGAAACTTCAATTTCCGAAACTGAGTAGAAAACCTGTAATTGTTATTGATAAAAGAAAAATAGAATGA
- a CDS encoding IS110 family transposase, whose product MKSIYLGIDISKKTLDICLVDQKSEAFFKIENKIKAIKKLFKEITTLDAEIFIAMENTGLYNYNLYEVLKDYSFNVYVIDPKHIKRSIGLVRGKNDKVDAKRIATFIERNYQDFDCWKPTSEAVQNIKILMSQRRHKVKTRQAIKQQNKELKTVKRTKIISSSMKINLKEIEQINKHIAAIEKLIKEEIANDSVLKKDIERIRTIPGIGSVTAWTLAVKTDGFVRLTNPRKLACFAGVVPFEQQSGTSLKTKPRVSKMADMQLKSVLQMAAMRAVRMDNDLKHFYLRKVEEGKNKMSVLNAVRNKLIHIAMALIKNKSFYENRLVLS is encoded by the coding sequence ATGAAAAGTATTTATTTAGGAATTGACATTAGTAAAAAAACATTAGATATTTGTTTAGTTGATCAGAAATCAGAAGCATTCTTTAAGATTGAAAATAAAATCAAAGCGATTAAAAAACTCTTTAAGGAGATAACTACTTTAGATGCTGAGATCTTTATTGCAATGGAAAATACTGGTCTTTATAATTATAATTTATATGAAGTTTTGAAGGATTATTCATTTAATGTTTATGTGATCGATCCTAAGCACATTAAACGAAGCATCGGTTTAGTTCGTGGTAAGAATGATAAAGTTGATGCTAAGCGCATTGCTACTTTTATTGAAAGGAACTATCAAGATTTTGATTGCTGGAAGCCCACAAGTGAGGCTGTACAAAATATAAAAATACTGATGAGCCAACGTAGACATAAGGTAAAAACTAGACAGGCTATTAAACAACAAAATAAGGAGCTTAAAACAGTTAAAAGGACTAAAATAATAAGTTCCTCAATGAAAATCAATTTAAAAGAAATTGAGCAGATTAATAAACATATAGCGGCTATAGAAAAATTGATTAAAGAGGAGATAGCTAATGATTCTGTTTTGAAAAAGGACATAGAACGTATCAGAACTATACCAGGAATAGGATCAGTTACAGCTTGGACTTTAGCTGTGAAAACTGATGGTTTTGTGCGATTGACTAATCCGAGAAAACTAGCTTGTTTTGCTGGCGTTGTTCCATTCGAACAACAAAGTGGAACAAGTCTAAAGACAAAACCAAGAGTATCAAAAATGGCGGATATGCAACTTAAATCCGTGCTCCAAATGGCAGCTATGAGAGCAGTAAGAATGGATAACGATCTTAAACACTTTTACTTGAGAAAAGTAGAAGAAGGTAAGAACAAAATGAGTGTACTCAATGCTGTTAGAAACAAACTAATACATATCGCAATGGCATTAATAAAAAACAAATCTTTTTATGAAAACCGTTTGGTATTGTCATAG
- a CDS encoding NAD(P)/FAD-dependent oxidoreductase yields the protein MQNNSQETPDLKLKNENEIDTIIVGSGVGGLASAICLARSGQRVLVLEQHDVPGGWCHSFYLNGYRFTPGVHYVGLLDKGQSTSELYEGLGIANDLAFFRMNTASYEHCWIGNERFDFPANFDELCDSLSERFPEEKKNIKKYLTMVRTVSRQIQLIPKIKGFWDHVTIPFRTKYMGKYALFSLKRVIGWYLKNPLLKTILNIQYGDHGLPPGKASFPLHCAVMDHYFDGGFYPMGGGGAIVKAMTNAIKKHGSEVRTGQSVKRILVEGEKKKRAIGVELENGERILAKRVISNADPGKTYLDMVGRDNISRGLLKKLNKTRYSCTSLMLFLTVDMDLRKAGLDSGNIWMMPKNADMDEQFAEMQRIDIEEGDEFAGLFISCTTLKDPISYDGRYHTMEVITYINYKAFERFENENKERSPEYLQFKERLTQKFMNSLEKVVPGISDHVVQKDLGTPITNEYYINSTEGCVYGTEKSLRHIGPLAYKPKSEIENLYLCGASIASHGVAGASYSGVQTAALILKCRQDDLIQPDADLNQDVRIYDAEDPSDYPDWMLRKIEVKKARLATDDNRFSSVKEEK from the coding sequence ATGCAAAACAACTCTCAAGAAACACCAGATCTAAAATTGAAAAACGAAAATGAAATAGATACAATTATTGTTGGTTCTGGAGTAGGAGGGCTTGCTTCTGCAATTTGTCTTGCTCGTAGTGGTCAACGTGTTTTAGTTCTCGAACAACACGATGTGCCAGGAGGATGGTGTCATAGTTTTTATCTAAATGGATATCGCTTTACACCTGGAGTACATTATGTAGGGTTGTTGGATAAAGGGCAATCTACAAGCGAACTTTATGAAGGACTGGGGATTGCAAATGATCTTGCTTTTTTTAGAATGAATACGGCATCATACGAACACTGCTGGATTGGTAATGAGCGTTTTGATTTTCCTGCTAATTTTGATGAATTATGTGATTCGTTATCAGAACGTTTTCCAGAAGAAAAGAAGAATATTAAAAAATACCTCACTATGGTACGCACAGTGAGTAGACAAATACAATTAATCCCTAAAATAAAAGGTTTTTGGGATCATGTTACTATCCCTTTTCGAACAAAATACATGGGAAAGTATGCGTTGTTTAGTTTAAAAAGGGTGATCGGTTGGTATCTCAAAAATCCATTACTCAAAACGATACTCAATATACAATATGGAGATCATGGATTACCACCGGGTAAGGCAAGTTTTCCGTTACATTGTGCAGTAATGGATCATTATTTTGATGGTGGTTTTTATCCTATGGGTGGAGGAGGAGCTATTGTAAAAGCGATGACCAATGCAATCAAAAAACATGGTAGTGAAGTACGTACTGGCCAAAGCGTAAAACGTATTTTGGTAGAAGGAGAAAAGAAAAAACGTGCTATTGGAGTCGAACTAGAAAACGGAGAGAGAATTCTTGCCAAAAGAGTGATCTCTAATGCAGATCCAGGAAAAACCTATTTGGATATGGTAGGTCGCGATAATATAAGCCGTGGATTATTAAAGAAACTTAATAAAACAAGATATTCGTGTACATCACTTATGCTTTTTTTGACAGTGGATATGGATCTTCGAAAAGCAGGATTGGATTCTGGTAATATTTGGATGATGCCCAAAAATGCAGATATGGATGAGCAGTTTGCAGAAATGCAAAGAATTGATATCGAAGAAGGTGATGAATTTGCAGGTCTTTTTATAAGTTGTACAACGCTTAAAGATCCCATAAGTTATGATGGTCGATATCATACTATGGAAGTAATTACTTATATTAATTATAAGGCTTTTGAAAGATTCGAAAATGAGAATAAGGAACGCTCTCCAGAATATCTACAGTTCAAAGAAAGATTGACTCAAAAATTTATGAATAGTCTGGAAAAAGTAGTTCCCGGGATTAGTGATCATGTTGTGCAGAAGGATCTAGGAACTCCGATTACCAATGAGTATTATATAAATTCTACTGAGGGCTGTGTATATGGTACCGAAAAAAGTTTACGCCATATTGGTCCTTTGGCATATAAACCAAAAAGTGAAATCGAAAATCTGTACCTCTGTGGCGCCAGTATTGCTTCTCATGGAGTAGCAGGAGCAAGCTATTCTGGAGTTCAGACCGCAGCGCTAATTCTCAAATGCAGACAAGATGATCTTATTCAGCCAGATGCAGATCTAAATCAGGATGTTCGTATTTATGATGCCGAAGACCCTTCTGATTATCCAGACTGGATGTTACGCAAAATAGAAGTCAAAAAAGCACGTTTGGCTACCGATGATAATAGATTTTCTTCTGTTAAAGAAGAAAAGTAA
- a CDS encoding response regulator: MSLTFLLIDDDEIERLKFARVLDKNGYPHKIVEAKNGEEALDILDQKDQQPDIIFLDLNMPKMNGLEFLKELKSNASLQYIPVIILSTSNNHQDLKEAYKIGAAGYIVKPLKYEEYTHKIKCLIEYWSVNELL, encoded by the coding sequence ATGAGTTTGACTTTTTTATTAATAGATGATGATGAAATAGAACGACTAAAATTTGCTAGAGTTTTGGATAAAAATGGCTATCCGCATAAAATTGTAGAAGCCAAAAATGGTGAAGAAGCTTTAGATATTTTGGATCAAAAGGATCAACAACCAGATATTATCTTTCTTGATCTAAATATGCCTAAGATGAATGGTTTAGAATTTTTAAAAGAGTTAAAATCAAACGCATCTTTACAATACATACCAGTGATCATTTTAAGTACATCTAATAATCATCAGGATCTTAAAGAGGCATACAAAATTGGAGCTGCTGGTTATATTGTTAAACCATTAAAGTATGAAGAATACACACATAAAATAAAATGTTTAATTGAATACTGGAGTGTTAATGAACTTTTATAA
- a CDS encoding heme NO-binding domain-containing protein encodes MKGIVFTEFLELVEDKFGLEVVDKIIQQSNLPSQGAYTAIGTYDFSEMLGLLKHLSEHTKLSIDDLLLTYAEHFFSVLASSYPHLIEKYNDPIEMLSSIENHIHVEVRKIYPDAELPTFEIQEKTPSRLVMIYKSSRAMYNFGLGLMRKTFEHFDATATITLEKLTSDGTEVKFSIVKTNE; translated from the coding sequence ATGAAAGGAATAGTATTTACAGAATTTTTAGAATTAGTCGAAGATAAATTTGGATTAGAAGTAGTCGATAAAATCATCCAACAATCTAATCTGCCCTCGCAAGGAGCATATACCGCCATAGGTACTTATGACTTTTCTGAAATGCTGGGGTTACTAAAACATCTTAGCGAGCATACAAAACTAAGCATCGATGACCTTCTTCTCACTTATGCCGAACATTTTTTTTCTGTTTTGGCCAGTAGTTATCCACATTTAATAGAAAAGTACAATGATCCTATAGAGATGTTATCCTCTATCGAAAATCATATTCATGTCGAAGTTCGAAAAATATATCCCGATGCAGAACTTCCCACTTTTGAAATACAAGAAAAAACCCCCTCTAGACTGGTTATGATTTATAAATCCAGTAGAGCGATGTACAATTTTGGACTTGGGTTAATGCGTAAAACCTTTGAGCATTTTGATGCTACGGCTACAATCACACTAGAAAAACTCACATCAGATGGAACGGAAGTAAAATTTAGTATCGTGAAAACAAATGAGTAG
- a CDS encoding PAS domain-containing sensor histidine kinase, with protein sequence MSSDDIEILKRAIQREKLARKQAEKILEDKSRELYLITQELKETNEKLEDQVGTKESELQGVFDNLLDAYVRMDIFGNVLEMNYAARNLFGYDITKEKLNVVKLIYKEDYKYAMTSFQELVTKGSFSNYQARVYTKDNGIRTVHINASLIFDKNKTPIGAQGIVTDITEELKQKQIFEEQKKQLSVIVENSSLGIALTQFGKIVQTNKAFQKLLGFTDEELLQKEVKDISIKDEYEAVVENLEKMNAGKIDSFSVNKRYVKHNGSSFWAKTNIAAVRDLDGNIKYQVAFIEDITEQLRVEKQRDRLVKKLEKSNQELNDYAHIVSHDLKSPLRSMNALITWLKEDYADTLDDGAQNSLNMLLKKVDKMDHLINGILKYSSIDKQDYPEKNIDLTDILTDIIDVIHIPDHIKVSIINELPVVKGDKFRLQQLFQNLISNAVKYNDKEKGIVEISCKENGKFWEFAIKDNGQGIPDKYHNKIFQIFQTLDNKKESTGVGLSIVKKIVDLYSGKIWVESEEGQGTTFYFTLKK encoded by the coding sequence ATGAGTAGTGATGATATAGAAATACTAAAAAGAGCTATACAAAGAGAAAAGTTAGCTCGAAAACAAGCAGAAAAAATTCTTGAGGATAAATCTCGGGAACTTTATCTGATCACTCAAGAATTAAAAGAAACCAATGAAAAACTAGAAGATCAGGTAGGTACAAAGGAATCTGAGTTACAAGGCGTATTTGATAATTTACTGGATGCCTACGTTAGAATGGATATTTTCGGTAATGTCCTGGAGATGAACTATGCCGCTAGAAATTTATTTGGATATGATATTACAAAAGAAAAACTAAATGTTGTAAAACTTATTTATAAAGAAGATTATAAATATGCCATGACTTCTTTTCAGGAACTGGTTACCAAAGGTTCTTTTTCTAATTACCAAGCCAGAGTATATACAAAGGATAATGGAATACGTACCGTTCATATCAATGCCAGTCTTATTTTTGATAAAAACAAGACTCCTATTGGAGCACAAGGTATTGTTACCGATATTACCGAAGAGCTGAAACAGAAACAAATATTCGAAGAACAGAAAAAACAACTATCTGTTATTGTAGAAAACTCATCTTTGGGAATTGCACTTACTCAATTTGGTAAAATAGTTCAAACCAATAAAGCATTTCAAAAATTATTAGGTTTTACCGATGAAGAACTCTTGCAAAAAGAAGTTAAAGATATTTCTATAAAAGATGAATATGAGGCCGTAGTAGAAAATTTAGAAAAGATGAATGCAGGAAAAATCGATAGCTTTTCTGTAAACAAAAGATATGTAAAACATAATGGATCTTCATTTTGGGCCAAAACCAATATCGCGGCGGTACGAGATCTTGATGGAAATATTAAATATCAGGTCGCATTTATAGAAGACATTACAGAACAATTAAGGGTAGAAAAACAAAGAGACAGGTTAGTAAAAAAATTAGAAAAAAGTAATCAGGAACTTAATGATTATGCACATATTGTATCACACGATCTTAAATCTCCTTTACGTAGCATGAATGCATTAATTACATGGTTAAAAGAAGACTATGCTGATACTCTCGATGATGGTGCTCAAAACTCATTAAACATGCTACTTAAAAAAGTAGACAAAATGGATCATCTGATTAACGGGATTCTCAAATATTCGAGTATTGACAAACAAGATTACCCCGAAAAAAACATTGATCTTACTGATATTTTGACAGATATTATAGATGTTATTCATATCCCGGATCATATCAAAGTATCGATCATCAATGAGCTTCCTGTTGTAAAAGGAGACAAATTCAGATTACAGCAGTTATTTCAGAACTTAATTAGTAACGCTGTAAAATACAATGATAAAGAAAAAGGAATTGTAGAAATTTCATGTAAGGAAAATGGAAAATTCTGGGAATTTGCAATAAAGGATAATGGGCAAGGAATTCCTGACAAGTATCACAATAAGATTTTTCAGATTTTTCAGACATTAGATAATAAAAAAGAATCCACCGGAGTAGGATTATCTATAGTAAAGAAAATTGTTGACTTATACAGCGGTAAAATCTGGGTTGAATCAGAAGAAGGGCAAGGAACTACTTTCTATTTTACATTAAAAAAATAA
- a CDS encoding Hpt domain-containing protein — protein MNETPNLIYIKELAAGSESFEQKLIGIVKREFPDEKGEFLKNYTSKTYTKAAENVHKLKHKIGMFGFEEGYQTAIDFEEELKSGTPSLYSKFILILESIEHFLKTL, from the coding sequence ATGAACGAAACTCCAAATCTCATATACATTAAAGAACTCGCTGCTGGTTCTGAGTCTTTTGAACAAAAACTAATTGGTATTGTAAAGCGAGAGTTTCCTGATGAAAAAGGTGAATTTCTTAAAAATTATACCTCAAAAACATATACTAAAGCAGCAGAAAATGTTCATAAACTCAAACACAAAATTGGAATGTTTGGTTTTGAAGAAGGGTATCAAACCGCAATAGATTTTGAAGAGGAGCTAAAAAGCGGTACCCCTTCGTTATATTCAAAATTTATATTAATTTTAGAATCCATAGAGCATTTTCTAAAAACGCTTTAA
- a CDS encoding LytTR family DNA-binding domain-containing protein → MNCIIIDDEETARMIIQQLCSQVDELNVIEDFPNAIQAIKFLNKEEVDLIFLDIHMPDFTGFDFIDTLKNPPKIILTTSDKNFALEAFEYECIVDYLVKPITLPRFLKAIQKAESVTVVAATETTTETSTEPLSNTSSSEKNELYINIDRRLIKINIPTINLIEAKGDYVLIKTEKQNYTVHSTLKKVEEKLPTDLFLKVHRSYIINIKKIIDIEDNSVLIAKDVIPVSRSNRPELMRRLNLL, encoded by the coding sequence ATGAATTGCATAATTATAGATGATGAAGAAACCGCAAGAATGATTATTCAACAACTTTGTTCACAGGTTGATGAGTTAAATGTTATTGAGGATTTTCCAAATGCAATTCAGGCTATTAAATTCTTAAACAAAGAAGAAGTAGATCTAATTTTTCTGGATATTCATATGCCAGACTTTACAGGTTTTGATTTTATCGATACCTTAAAAAATCCACCTAAAATCATTTTAACAACTTCTGACAAAAATTTTGCTTTAGAAGCTTTTGAGTATGAGTGCATCGTAGATTATCTGGTAAAACCAATAACCTTACCTAGATTTCTTAAAGCAATACAAAAGGCAGAAAGCGTAACGGTAGTTGCTGCAACAGAAACCACAACAGAGACTTCTACAGAACCGCTATCAAATACATCTTCTTCTGAAAAAAACGAGCTTTATATTAATATCGACAGAAGATTAATCAAGATAAATATCCCAACTATTAATTTGATTGAAGCCAAAGGAGATTATGTGCTTATTAAAACCGAAAAACAGAATTATACTGTTCATTCTACATTAAAAAAGGTTGAAGAAAAATTACCAACTGATCTTTTCTTAAAAGTACATCGATCTTATATCATAAATATCAAAAAAATCATTGATATAGAAGACAACAGTGTACTTATTGCCAAAGATGTTATCCCTGTGAGTCGATCAAATCGACCAGAACTCATGAGAAGATTAAACTTGTTATAA
- a CDS encoding glycosyltransferase family 4 protein, with amino-acid sequence MSLLFITQHYHPSKGGMAESCDRLIRNFRKHKVDVHVIHFTNRRKKFHTEAAVQGSYSAVPVYNSEEFTLNLASQFIEGLSVLDDIKYVVAFGGHLPIVLGPIISKWIDKPLITLIRGNDFDEAIFSKRREALLYTLKQSKFIFTVTDEKRDKIIKLIQHPNVYFTHNGINCKLWEPVNSQLKQIDALKKNSGERKRIVIVGQLKAKKGILEFSTTFSSFSNKEEYEIWMVGDIEDSVKEYINQLNIKVCFFSFVNKNELITFYHAADIILIPSFYDGMPNVLLEAGASKNVVIASNVGGIKDVIENEKDGFLFNPLKPSSLLEVLMKVHKLDSETKIEISNRLFNKINNQYTEEKEIINYLTKLKL; translated from the coding sequence ATGAGTCTTCTTTTTATTACCCAACATTATCACCCTAGTAAAGGGGGTATGGCAGAATCTTGTGATCGATTAATTCGTAATTTCAGGAAGCATAAGGTAGATGTGCACGTCATCCATTTTACAAATAGAAGAAAAAAGTTTCATACAGAAGCGGCTGTGCAAGGAAGTTATTCTGCAGTACCAGTTTATAATTCAGAAGAGTTTACGCTCAATCTTGCATCCCAATTTATAGAAGGACTATCCGTATTAGATGATATAAAATATGTTGTTGCGTTTGGAGGACATTTACCTATTGTTTTGGGACCAATTATTTCGAAATGGATAGATAAACCATTGATTACGCTGATAAGAGGTAATGATTTTGATGAAGCAATTTTTTCTAAGAGACGTGAAGCCTTATTATATACATTAAAACAGTCTAAATTTATTTTCACGGTTACCGATGAGAAAAGAGATAAAATTATTAAACTAATACAACATCCAAATGTGTATTTCACACATAATGGGATTAATTGTAAATTATGGGAACCTGTTAATAGTCAATTAAAACAGATTGATGCATTAAAAAAGAATTCTGGGGAAAGAAAACGAATTGTGATCGTTGGGCAGTTAAAAGCCAAAAAGGGAATATTAGAATTTTCAACTACTTTTTCTTCCTTTAGTAATAAAGAAGAATATGAAATCTGGATGGTTGGTGATATCGAAGATTCTGTCAAAGAATATATTAATCAACTCAATATTAAAGTATGTTTTTTTTCATTTGTAAATAAAAATGAATTAATTACCTTTTATCATGCAGCAGATATTATTCTAATCCCTTCTTTTTATGATGGAATGCCAAATGTATTGCTAGAAGCAGGGGCTTCAAAAAATGTGGTTATTGCCTCAAACGTTGGGGGTATAAAAGATGTGATCGAGAATGAAAAAGATGGCTTTTTGTTTAATCCATTAAAACCTTCGAGTCTTTTAGAAGTACTCATGAAAGTTCATAAATTAGATTCAGAAACAAAAATTGAAATTTCTAATCGTTTATTTAATAAAATAAACAATCAATATACCGAAGAAAAAGAGATTATAAATTATTTAACTAAACTGAAATTATGA